The following coding sequences lie in one Bicyclus anynana chromosome 21, ilBicAnyn1.1, whole genome shotgun sequence genomic window:
- the LOC112047498 gene encoding uncharacterized protein LOC112047498, whose protein sequence is MKMWSDFQGSGGGCGAKRRAGPGCEGGGKVARWEDSIARLEAVAAGAGGAECWRDDEERRACRRRWCGGWCGAHDTIRAENGKSYLELGGAAARACCDGRAAGRCASRRCYRERRLKMMNLCALKLARFRQTADPSLRRSVLVCNTLRGIEREMERESAEEPPEACAAARCELLREPAGRATPFPAPPPPDRDSGYGDEEPRSIDWGSVLSLSSRSALDPPEDAWPDDWGWGEDSFVRLLVPTS, encoded by the coding sequence GGCTCGGGCGGCGGGTGCGGCGCCAAGCGGCGCGCCGGCCCGGGGTGCGAGGGCGGCGGCAAGGTCGCGCGCTGGGAGGACTCCATCGCGCGGCTGGAGGCGGTGgccgcgggcgcgggcggcgccgaGTGCTGGCGCGACGACGAGGAGCGGCGCGCGTGCCGGCGGCGCTGGTGCGGCGGCTGGTGCGGCGCGCACGACACCATCCGCGCCGAGAACGGCAAGTCGTACCTGGAGctgggcggcgcggcggcgcgcgcgtgcTGCGACGGGCGCGCCGCCGGCCGCTGCGCGTCGCGCCGCTGCTACCGCGAGCGCCGGCTCAAGATGATGAACCTGTGCGCGCTGAAGCTGGCGCGCTTCCGGCAGACGGCCGACCCGTCGCTGCGCCGCTCCGTGCTGGTGTGCAACACGCTGCGCGGCATCGAGCGCGAGATGGAGCGCGAGAGCGCCGAGGAGCCGCCCGAGGCGTGCGCGGCGGCGCGCTGCGAGCTGCTGCGCGAGCCGGCGGGGCGCGCCACGCCCTtccccgcgccgccgccgcccgaccGCGACTCGGGCTACGGCGACGAGGAGCCGCGCAGCATCGACTGGGGCTCCGTGCTGAGCCTGTCGTCGCGCTCGGCGCTGGACCCGCCCGAGGACGCGTGGCCCGACGACTGGGGCTGGGGCGAGGACAGCTTCGTGCGGCTGCTGGTGCCCACGAGCTAG